A part of Citrifermentans bremense genomic DNA contains:
- a CDS encoding lipid-binding SYLF domain-containing protein — MLKGGSRIVKNGLLFLILVLFTGCATSRISGVDMATRDVAAIERISSNRGLSELSDIEGVALLSLVNGGMGGFGATGWSASVFVKDPVKKEFGPPSFLNAAGVTVGLGYLGVNNADCLLLFRKREDAVGFAKKSINFNFSNEASFLVWGRKQMTISDAESFSDGAGLSFGLIGLELLLGWRRDSLHEEMYQQGATVDTILSGEVAIPDELKPALAKLNLLMKKAQTIQNATGVSDHLAL; from the coding sequence ATGCTAAAAGGTGGAAGCCGGATTGTTAAGAATGGGTTGCTTTTTCTGATTCTGGTGCTTTTTACCGGTTGTGCCACCAGCAGAATATCCGGAGTAGATATGGCAACCCGGGATGTCGCAGCTATTGAACGTATTTCAAGCAATCGTGGTCTCTCCGAATTGTCTGACATTGAAGGTGTCGCTCTTCTGTCGCTTGTCAATGGTGGAATGGGTGGGTTCGGCGCCACCGGCTGGTCTGCCTCGGTCTTCGTGAAAGATCCTGTCAAAAAGGAATTCGGTCCCCCCTCTTTTTTAAATGCTGCCGGTGTTACCGTCGGATTGGGCTATCTCGGAGTAAACAATGCTGATTGCCTTCTTCTTTTCAGAAAGCGTGAAGATGCCGTAGGCTTTGCAAAGAAATCGATTAATTTTAACTTCAGTAATGAGGCGAGTTTTCTGGTCTGGGGGCGAAAACAAATGACCATTTCAGATGCCGAGAGCTTCTCTGATGGAGCTGGCTTATCATTCGGATTGATCGGACTAGAATTATTACTCGGCTGGCGGCGTGATTCTCTCCACGAGGAAATGTATCAACAAGGAGCAACAGTTGACACAATTCTTTCCGGTGAAGTTGCTATACCGGATGAGCTTAAACCTGCATTGGCAAAATTAAATCTACTGATGAAAAAGGCGCAAACAATTCAGAACGCGACGGGCGTATCAGATCATCTAGCTTTATAA
- a CDS encoding aspartate ammonia-lyase: protein MATRLEKDTMGVVEVPEGAYYGAQTQRAVANFPISGLKPHRALVRSTVRIKKCAARANMATGRLDAELGGAIVKAADEVLSGAFADQFVVDPFQAGAGTSHNMNVNEVLANRAAEILGSKPGDYSRVNPNDHVNMAQSTNDVFPTAMRLAALELAEQTMTELSALSAAFEQKGKEFDGILKSGRTHLQDAVPIRLGQEFAAYGKAIANNRAGIERALPALRELGIGGTAVGTGLNAEEAFIDEIVLGLARETGQEVSRGGNLVERMQNMDPFVALSSALKGTALNLIRIANDLRLLSSGPRTGLGEINLPAMQPGSSIMPGKVNPVMPEVTTMVCFQVVGADLTVAMAAQAGQLELNVMMPVIAFNTLFSLEILKNVVHQFTTLCVAGISANEERCRNYLDQSVGLATVLAPSIGYAAAAEVAKESAKSGKSIRQVILERGILTEAELDQVLAPFPLTTPGVHGKG, encoded by the coding sequence ATGGCAACACGACTCGAAAAAGACACCATGGGAGTGGTAGAGGTGCCGGAGGGGGCTTATTACGGGGCCCAGACCCAGAGGGCCGTCGCCAACTTCCCCATTTCCGGCCTGAAGCCGCACCGCGCGCTGGTCCGGTCCACGGTGAGGATAAAGAAGTGCGCCGCACGGGCGAACATGGCGACCGGCAGGCTCGACGCCGAGTTGGGAGGCGCCATCGTAAAGGCGGCAGACGAGGTCCTTTCCGGGGCGTTCGCCGACCAGTTCGTGGTCGACCCCTTCCAGGCCGGCGCCGGGACCTCGCACAACATGAACGTGAACGAAGTGCTGGCAAACCGCGCCGCTGAGATCCTGGGCAGCAAGCCCGGCGACTACTCGCGGGTCAACCCCAACGACCACGTCAACATGGCCCAGTCCACCAACGACGTCTTCCCGACGGCGATGCGGCTTGCCGCGCTGGAACTGGCCGAGCAGACGATGACGGAACTTTCCGCCCTTTCCGCTGCCTTTGAGCAGAAGGGTAAGGAGTTCGACGGGATACTCAAGTCCGGGCGCACGCATTTGCAGGACGCGGTCCCCATCCGCCTGGGGCAGGAGTTCGCCGCCTATGGCAAGGCCATAGCGAACAACCGCGCCGGCATCGAGCGGGCCCTTCCCGCCCTGAGGGAGCTGGGCATCGGCGGGACGGCGGTCGGCACCGGTTTGAATGCGGAGGAGGCCTTCATCGACGAAATCGTGCTGGGGCTCGCCCGCGAGACCGGGCAGGAGGTCAGCCGTGGCGGGAACCTGGTCGAGCGGATGCAGAACATGGACCCATTCGTCGCGCTCAGCTCCGCCCTGAAGGGAACCGCTCTCAACCTGATCCGGATCGCCAACGACTTAAGGCTTCTCTCCTCGGGGCCAAGGACCGGCTTGGGCGAGATCAACCTCCCGGCGATGCAGCCCGGCTCCTCCATCATGCCGGGGAAGGTGAACCCGGTCATGCCGGAGGTGACAACCATGGTCTGCTTCCAGGTGGTCGGCGCGGACCTGACCGTCGCCATGGCTGCGCAAGCGGGGCAGTTGGAGCTGAACGTGATGATGCCGGTGATCGCCTTCAACACGCTCTTCTCACTGGAGATACTGAAGAACGTGGTGCATCAGTTCACCACCTTATGCGTCGCCGGCATCAGCGCCAACGAGGAACGCTGCCGCAACTACCTGGACCAGTCGGTTGGGCTTGCCACCGTGCTCGCGCCCAGCATCGGCTACGCTGCGGCGGCCGAGGTCGCCAAGGAGTCGGCCAAAAGCGGCAAGAGCATCAGACAGGTGATACTTGAGCGCGGCATACTGACCGAGGCGGAACTGGACCAGGTACTGGCGCCCTTCCCGCTCACCACACCGGGCGTACACGGCAAGGGTTGA
- the rsgA gene encoding ribosome small subunit-dependent GTPase A, translating into MNKHIELNQLGWSDWFEEQAKDMAVGSIARVAAVDRDQLLLVNESHTFRGKVAGSYLHRHHLSHELPCVGDWVCLEKAPGDDVALVRSLLERRTLLRRKSAGISIEYQMIAANLDYVVIVQSCHFDFNVNRLERYLVMVLDGGAEPCILLTKTDLVDPAVVAEQIGEIRSAGITAPILTLSNITREGVDELTRLLLPGKTYCFVGSSGVGKSTLINQLIGNEKLETKAVSGSGEGRHTTVRRELIRLESGALVIDNPGMREFGIMGAAEGLEGSHSDIAALSSNCRFRDCTHTGEPGCAVVEAVQSGALSREHLENYLKLTEESEFHQMSYAEKRKKDKDFGKFVKSVKKDLKLK; encoded by the coding sequence ATGAATAAGCACATCGAATTGAATCAACTGGGCTGGAGCGACTGGTTCGAGGAGCAGGCGAAAGACATGGCCGTGGGCAGTATCGCCCGCGTTGCGGCTGTGGATCGAGACCAGTTGTTGCTTGTGAATGAGTCGCATACTTTCCGGGGGAAAGTGGCAGGGAGTTATCTGCACCGCCATCACCTCTCCCATGAGCTCCCCTGTGTGGGCGATTGGGTCTGCCTGGAGAAGGCGCCGGGTGACGACGTGGCCTTGGTCCGCTCCCTTTTGGAGCGAAGGACGCTGCTGCGCAGAAAGTCCGCCGGAATCAGCATCGAATACCAAATGATAGCTGCCAACCTGGACTATGTGGTGATCGTCCAGTCGTGCCACTTCGATTTCAATGTGAACCGATTGGAGCGCTACCTCGTAATGGTGCTGGATGGCGGGGCTGAGCCATGCATTCTGCTCACAAAGACGGACCTGGTTGATCCTGCTGTCGTCGCCGAGCAGATCGGCGAAATACGCTCTGCCGGTATCACCGCGCCGATACTCACGCTGAGCAATATTACGCGGGAGGGAGTGGATGAGCTGACCCGACTGTTGCTCCCCGGGAAGACCTATTGCTTCGTTGGCTCGTCGGGCGTTGGCAAGAGCACGCTGATCAACCAGTTGATCGGAAATGAAAAGCTGGAAACGAAGGCCGTCAGCGGAAGCGGGGAAGGGCGGCATACCACGGTACGGCGGGAGCTGATACGCCTGGAGTCTGGTGCTCTCGTGATCGACAACCCGGGGATGCGCGAGTTCGGCATCATGGGAGCGGCGGAAGGGTTGGAGGGGAGCCATTCCGACATCGCTGCCCTGTCATCCAACTGCCGTTTTCGGGATTGCACTCATACCGGCGAGCCCGGTTGCGCTGTCGTCGAGGCCGTGCAGTCCGGCGCACTAAGCAGGGAGCACCTGGAGAACTACCTGAAGCTCACCGAAGAGTCCGAATTCCACCAGATGTCGTACGCGGAAAAGAGAAAGAAGGATAAGGACTTCGGCAAGTTCGTCAAGTCGGTAAAAAAGGACTTAAAGTTAAAGTAG
- a CDS encoding class I SAM-dependent methyltransferase has product MADGAATTKLAEIILNRIRTSGDITFASFMDAALYEPGLGYYTSAGRKVGAEGDFYTSMNVHSAFGRLIAREICRFWEQLDSPASFTIAEAGAGGGQLAQDILDGISEERPEFYRALTYRLIEKEPSLQQAQAARLSHHADRLAWSSPDELAAGTLSFTGCIISNELFDAMPVHIVELTEAGLREVYVSANDKGFVERLLPPSTPELEKYLRKYDVALLPGQRAEINLAASGWIAQAAATLTRGFVLTIDYGYLAGELYAPQRRNGTLLCYYKHSTNENPYQLVGEQDITTHINFSQLIVDGEEAGLKKAWYGEQYRFLLSAGLMEELIRLEAQAKDEQESLKHRLALKKLMLPEGGMGDTFKVLIQSKGVDNPQLLCMRKWGMGL; this is encoded by the coding sequence ATGGCCGATGGCGCTGCAACTACGAAACTTGCCGAAATCATCCTCAACCGCATCCGCACCAGCGGGGACATCACCTTCGCTTCCTTCATGGACGCGGCTCTGTACGAGCCGGGCCTCGGATACTACACCTCGGCAGGCCGCAAGGTCGGCGCTGAGGGGGACTTCTACACCAGCATGAACGTCCACAGCGCTTTCGGACGGCTCATCGCCCGCGAGATCTGCCGCTTCTGGGAACAGCTCGACTCCCCCGCCTCTTTCACCATCGCCGAGGCGGGCGCGGGCGGGGGCCAACTGGCGCAGGACATACTGGACGGCATCAGCGAGGAAAGGCCTGAGTTCTACCGCGCCCTCACCTATCGCCTCATAGAGAAAGAACCTTCCCTGCAGCAGGCCCAGGCCGCGCGCCTGTCGCACCACGCCGACAGGCTCGCCTGGAGTTCCCCAGACGAACTCGCAGCAGGCACGCTCTCCTTCACCGGCTGCATCATCTCCAACGAACTGTTCGACGCCATGCCGGTGCACATCGTGGAGCTGACCGAGGCGGGTCTGCGGGAAGTCTACGTATCCGCCAACGACAAGGGCTTCGTCGAGAGGCTGCTCCCACCGTCCACCCCGGAACTGGAAAAGTACCTGCGCAAGTACGATGTAGCGCTTTTGCCGGGGCAGCGCGCGGAGATCAACCTCGCAGCCTCCGGCTGGATCGCCCAGGCGGCGGCCACGCTCACCCGCGGCTTCGTGCTCACCATCGACTACGGCTACCTCGCGGGGGAACTGTACGCGCCGCAACGAAGAAACGGGACGCTCCTTTGCTACTACAAGCACTCCACCAACGAGAACCCCTACCAGCTGGTGGGTGAGCAGGACATCACGACCCACATCAATTTCAGCCAGCTCATCGTCGACGGCGAGGAGGCGGGGCTCAAGAAGGCGTGGTACGGAGAGCAGTACCGCTTCCTTCTCTCCGCGGGGCTCATGGAGGAGCTGATCAGGCTGGAGGCGCAGGCGAAAGACGAGCAGGAAAGCCTCAAGCACCGGCTGGCACTCAAGAAGCTGATGCTTCCCGAAGGTGGGATGGGCGATACCTTCAAGGTGCTGATCCAGTCCAAGGGGGTCGACAACCCGCAGCTTCTCTGCATGAGGAAATGGGGGATGGGGCTGTGA
- a CDS encoding lipocalin family protein, with the protein MKKLSLLLSLLFTGCVGIPENVKPVNNFDVHRYLGKWYEIARLDHSFERGLTRVSAEYTLREDGGLNVVNRGYSAEKNKWKEAVGKAYFVEEPSKGYLKVSFFGPFYGSYVIMDLDHDNYQYSLVCGPDKSYLWILSRTPAMQTEVKDRLVAKAAALGFDPSKLIYVTQD; encoded by the coding sequence ATGAAAAAGCTATCGCTATTATTATCTTTGCTCTTCACGGGTTGCGTGGGAATACCTGAAAATGTGAAACCTGTTAATAATTTCGATGTTCACAGGTATCTGGGGAAGTGGTATGAAATTGCTCGTCTGGATCATTCCTTTGAACGTGGCCTGACACGGGTCTCCGCTGAATATACGCTGCGGGAGGATGGCGGGCTGAATGTGGTAAACCGCGGCTATTCAGCTGAGAAGAACAAGTGGAAGGAAGCCGTTGGTAAGGCGTATTTTGTCGAAGAGCCGAGCAAAGGTTACCTGAAGGTATCTTTCTTCGGACCTTTTTACGGTTCGTATGTGATCATGGATCTCGACCACGACAACTACCAATATTCTCTCGTCTGCGGCCCCGACAAGTCGTACTTATGGATTCTGTCGAGAACTCCTGCAATGCAGACAGAGGTAAAAGACCGATTGGTTGCAAAGGCTGCGGCACTTGGCTTTGACCCGAGCAAGTTAATCTATGTTACACAAGACTGA
- a CDS encoding ferritin family protein: protein MSESRKSMLDALMLGMEMEKETFDFYVDAAHKTFNPEGRRIFRWLADSEETHYLKLAEIYKALDAGGSWVFYAGSTIELAPPGGEPPVGFETGDVEALRLALEIEQKGIDYFDDLLGKTTDPVGRTMVEALRREEEEHLRVISEKLNFLEGRFS, encoded by the coding sequence ATGAGTGAAAGTAGAAAGTCTATGCTGGATGCACTGATGCTCGGGATGGAGATGGAGAAGGAAACGTTCGACTTCTATGTAGACGCGGCACACAAGACTTTCAATCCCGAAGGCAGAAGGATCTTCAGGTGGCTCGCCGACAGCGAGGAGACTCATTACCTGAAGCTCGCCGAAATCTACAAGGCTCTTGACGCTGGCGGAAGCTGGGTCTTTTACGCAGGCTCAACCATCGAACTTGCCCCCCCTGGCGGAGAGCCCCCAGTAGGTTTCGAGACCGGGGACGTCGAGGCGCTGCGCCTGGCCCTGGAAATCGAGCAGAAAGGGATCGACTACTTCGATGATTTGCTGGGCAAGACCACCGACCCCGTCGGCAGAACGATGGTGGAGGCCCTGCGCCGCGAGGAGGAAGAGCACCTGCGTGTGATCTCCGAGAAGCTGAATTTTCTGGAAGGGCGTTTCAGCTAG
- a CDS encoding HAD family hydrolase gives MTSPLPRPESLKAIVFDLDGTLYRDDRLGEEVSQSAIRYVAALRQVGMAEAEAMLQRARAKSGDGGTLSRAVVALGGNLPEMHRRFALDIHPEELLKKDERVPKLLKLLATRFQLYLYTNNNRDLSGRIMAQLGVTGLFRDIFTIEDYWLPKPDPKLITDILTKIDAKPAEALFVGDRYEVDLSVPKSIGCPVFETKTVEELLTLEQLAH, from the coding sequence GTGACCTCGCCGCTCCCGCGCCCGGAGAGCCTGAAGGCGATCGTCTTCGACCTGGACGGGACCCTCTACCGGGACGACCGGCTGGGCGAAGAGGTGAGCCAGAGTGCTATCCGCTACGTGGCAGCGCTACGGCAGGTAGGGATGGCCGAGGCCGAGGCGATGCTGCAGCGTGCCCGCGCCAAGAGCGGAGACGGCGGCACCCTGAGCCGAGCCGTGGTGGCGCTCGGGGGGAACCTCCCCGAGATGCACCGCAGGTTCGCGCTCGATATACATCCGGAAGAATTGCTGAAAAAGGACGAGCGGGTGCCAAAGCTACTGAAGCTTTTGGCTACCCGCTTCCAACTCTACCTCTATACCAACAACAACCGTGACCTCTCCGGGCGCATCATGGCCCAGCTGGGCGTCACCGGCCTTTTCCGGGATATCTTCACCATTGAAGATTACTGGCTTCCCAAGCCGGACCCGAAACTCATCACCGACATTCTCACCAAGATCGACGCTAAACCTGCCGAAGCTCTCTTCGTCGGCGACCGCTATGAAGTCGACCTTTCCGTTCCCAAATCCATCGGCTGCCCTGTCTTCGAAACCAAAACAGTTGAAGAACTGCTGACGCTCGAACAATTGGCTCATTGA
- a CDS encoding TAXI family TRAP transporter solute-binding subunit, producing the protein MKENIKILSAMRPFARFTRVSLRDLVFTVLPVLLVTALGICAAYWFMRPAPPNTLTITTGPKGSTFQLNAEKYKKALAKKGIKLVILPSNGSVENLNRLLNPSSKVDVGFVQGGLAKGREIDRLVSLGSVFNEPLALFYSAKKPITLISELAGKRLAIGPEGSGTRAVAMELLKANGIDASNSTLLDISGEAATWALIDGKADAAFLMGDSATPGDMRSLIWSPGVHLFNFVQAEAYSRRYQYLNQLVIPMGALDFGRNVPASDVHLVAPTVDLVARDTLHPALSDLLIEAAREVHGRATLLQRAGEFPAPVEHEYRLSEDAVRYYTSGKKFLYRYLPFWLATLVDRFLVVFVPIVVLLIPGLKLVPALYNWRVRSRIYRWYGNLIALERTLLSQHTAEEREETLKRLDEIEAEVNKMKIPLSFADQFYVLRDHIAFVRERYTKGEGGPL; encoded by the coding sequence ATGAAGGAGAACATCAAGATATTGTCAGCCATGAGGCCCTTTGCTCGCTTCACTCGCGTTTCACTGCGGGACCTCGTCTTTACCGTGCTCCCGGTACTGCTGGTGACCGCCCTCGGCATCTGCGCCGCCTACTGGTTCATGCGCCCGGCGCCGCCCAACACTCTCACCATTACGACCGGGCCGAAAGGGAGCACCTTCCAGCTCAACGCGGAAAAATACAAAAAAGCCCTGGCAAAGAAAGGGATCAAGCTCGTCATCCTGCCTTCCAATGGCTCTGTGGAGAACCTGAACCGATTGCTCAACCCGTCCTCCAAGGTAGACGTCGGCTTCGTCCAGGGAGGGCTTGCCAAGGGGAGGGAGATCGACCGGCTCGTCTCCCTTGGCAGTGTCTTCAATGAACCTCTCGCTCTTTTTTACAGCGCCAAGAAGCCCATCACCCTTATCTCGGAACTTGCAGGAAAGCGGCTGGCCATAGGCCCGGAAGGGAGCGGCACCCGGGCCGTTGCCATGGAACTTCTCAAGGCGAACGGTATAGACGCCAGCAACTCGACGCTCCTCGATATCAGCGGGGAAGCAGCTACCTGGGCCCTTATCGATGGAAAGGCCGACGCTGCTTTTCTCATGGGGGATTCCGCGACTCCCGGCGACATGCGGAGCCTCATCTGGAGTCCGGGTGTCCATCTCTTCAACTTCGTTCAAGCTGAGGCCTACTCGCGCCGCTACCAATACCTGAACCAATTGGTCATCCCGATGGGTGCCTTGGATTTCGGCAGGAACGTCCCCGCATCCGACGTTCACCTGGTGGCGCCGACCGTCGATCTCGTGGCGCGCGACACCCTCCATCCAGCGCTTTCCGACCTTTTGATCGAGGCCGCCAGGGAGGTTCACGGCCGGGCTACGCTGCTGCAGCGGGCAGGGGAATTCCCCGCCCCGGTGGAGCACGAGTATCGCCTCAGCGAGGACGCGGTAAGGTACTACACCTCCGGCAAGAAGTTTCTTTACCGTTATCTTCCCTTCTGGCTGGCGACGCTCGTGGACCGGTTCCTCGTGGTGTTCGTCCCGATCGTCGTGCTGCTCATACCCGGCCTGAAGCTTGTGCCCGCGCTCTACAACTGGCGGGTCAGATCGCGCATCTACCGCTGGTACGGCAACCTGATCGCGCTGGAGAGAACCCTTCTATCTCAGCACACGGCCGAGGAGCGGGAGGAAACCCTCAAGCGGCTCGATGAGATCGAAGCAGAGGTGAACAAGATGAAGATACCGCTGTCGTTCGCAGACCAGTTTTACGTGCTGC
- a CDS encoding NifU family protein has translation MTEEVKAILEQIRPALQADGGDVELVEVTEDGIVKVRLVGACGHCPMSTMTLKMGIERTIKDKVPGIKEVVAV, from the coding sequence ATGACCGAAGAAGTAAAAGCAATTCTGGAACAAATCCGTCCCGCACTGCAGGCAGACGGCGGCGACGTGGAACTTGTTGAAGTTACGGAAGACGGCATTGTCAAAGTGCGCCTCGTCGGTGCTTGCGGCCACTGCCCCATGTCCACCATGACTCTCAAGATGGGGATCGAAAGAACCATCAAAGACAAGGTTCCCGGCATCAAGGAAGTAGTCGCCGTCTAA
- a CDS encoding DUF4830 domain-containing protein, translating to MKMSWFISLFVAVILLFGPSSSFSSTSGPIGLDIIQKYNLHIVGTSSTQEIFLPQKLSGPNWGLKQSVLKRAGFDLSPYAGSKVLLLRYDLVEKYYQTSNFGTGTYDISLWIVAQGHKAIGAYVTCRWSDGLIPGVFAVNDPGIRLLKN from the coding sequence ATGAAAATGTCTTGGTTTATTTCTCTGTTCGTCGCGGTCATCCTGCTTTTTGGCCCCTCTTCCTCTTTCTCATCAACAAGTGGGCCAATCGGGCTTGATATAATTCAAAAATACAATTTGCATATCGTAGGCACGTCCAGCACACAGGAAATCTTCCTACCACAAAAACTGAGCGGTCCAAACTGGGGGCTCAAACAGTCTGTGTTGAAAAGGGCCGGTTTTGACTTGTCACCATATGCTGGGTCAAAGGTGTTACTTCTTAGATACGACCTTGTGGAAAAATATTATCAAACAAGTAATTTCGGGACTGGAACTTACGATATATCGCTTTGGATAGTAGCTCAAGGACACAAAGCTATAGGCGCATATGTGACTTGCAGATGGTCTGATGGCCTCATTCCCGGAGTGTTTGCTGTCAATGACCCTGGCATAAGGTTACTGAAGAATTAG
- a CDS encoding phospholipase D-like domain-containing protein → MTSIRRKRKQLLFQTKKFFDFFRRNTEAVSFGGNRATLYRYGSDFFPALFDAIPKATTSICLEFYTVADDETGRLMAEALLAAAARGVRVYLLYDYIGCFDTPAAFFKRLSKGGVCCRAFNPPPFRKGLAWFDKRDHRKLAVIDGWCVFTGGMNIANVYSGLGKKRTKWRDVGLRIEGDVGLELLRLFQETWTGECGSAPTGCDPGPRPEVAGDAKVMVINGGPHHKRSFIRSAFRVAIAGASESVTIANPYFVPGPRVIRSLLRAAGRGVRVRLLLPHKSDVPLVRLVSRTYYAQLLKNGIEICEMNSAVLHAKVLLIDGSWTMVGSANMDLRSFHRNYELNVVVDSQNFGAQVEQMLEFDLAGARRIVLHEHEKRGWSVRVLERLFSPVAWFL, encoded by the coding sequence ATGACCAGCATCCGGCGAAAAAGAAAGCAGTTGCTGTTCCAAACGAAGAAGTTCTTCGACTTCTTCAGGAGGAACACGGAGGCTGTTTCCTTTGGTGGCAACCGCGCCACGCTGTATCGTTACGGCTCAGACTTTTTTCCCGCCCTCTTCGACGCGATCCCCAAGGCCACGACCAGCATCTGTCTTGAGTTTTACACCGTTGCCGACGACGAGACCGGCCGCCTGATGGCGGAGGCGCTCCTGGCCGCGGCGGCCCGGGGGGTGCGGGTTTACCTTTTGTACGACTACATCGGCTGTTTCGACACCCCCGCCGCCTTCTTCAAGAGGCTTTCAAAGGGGGGGGTCTGCTGCCGGGCCTTCAACCCTCCCCCCTTCCGCAAAGGACTCGCCTGGTTCGACAAGAGGGACCATCGAAAGCTCGCGGTCATCGACGGTTGGTGCGTCTTCACCGGCGGCATGAACATCGCCAACGTCTATTCGGGCCTCGGGAAGAAGCGTACCAAGTGGCGCGACGTCGGCCTGCGCATCGAAGGGGATGTGGGGCTGGAGCTTTTGAGGCTGTTCCAGGAGACCTGGACAGGGGAGTGCGGCAGCGCCCCCACCGGCTGCGATCCCGGCCCGCGGCCGGAGGTGGCCGGGGACGCGAAGGTCATGGTGATCAACGGCGGCCCGCACCACAAGCGGAGCTTCATCAGGAGCGCCTTCCGCGTCGCCATAGCCGGCGCCTCCGAGAGCGTCACCATAGCGAACCCCTACTTCGTCCCAGGTCCCCGGGTGATCCGCTCGCTTTTGCGTGCGGCGGGGCGCGGCGTGAGGGTGCGGCTGCTCCTGCCTCACAAAAGCGACGTCCCGCTGGTGCGCCTGGTCAGCAGGACCTATTACGCACAGCTACTGAAGAACGGCATCGAGATCTGCGAGATGAACTCCGCCGTCTTGCATGCAAAGGTGCTGCTCATAGATGGCAGCTGGACCATGGTCGGCTCCGCCAACATGGACCTCAGGAGCTTCCACCGCAACTACGAGTTGAACGTCGTCGTCGACAGCCAGAATTTCGGCGCACAGGTTGAGCAGATGCTGGAATTCGACCTGGCCGGCGCCCGCCGCATCGTCCTGCACGAGCACGAAAAGCGCGGATGGTCGGTACGCGTACTGGAGCGGCTTTTCAGTCCAGTAGCTTGGTTTTTGTAA